A single window of Malus sylvestris chromosome 5, drMalSylv7.2, whole genome shotgun sequence DNA harbors:
- the LOC126623332 gene encoding uncharacterized protein LOC126623332 — translation MAEEVALDVEELRHLQSIAKRPRVIDLISSEIRTLEKQLSQEAVPSPALQIPTPASTATATPALHYTTLSSFSWDQDNDKVKIYVSLEGVDQEKIEADIKPMSLDIKFHDVKGKNYWFALPKLNKEINPEKCKVLVKPTRVVINLAKTSKDYWLDLKFKEDKLKPSLDKEKDPMAGIMDLMKNMYEEGDPEMKQTIAKAWTDARLGKTG, via the exons ATGGCGGAGGAAGTGGCGCTGGATGTGGAGGAGCTCCGCCACCTTCAGAGCATCGCGAAACGACCCCGGGTGATCGACCTCATTTCCTCTGAGATTCGCACTTTAGAGAAGCAG TTGTCACAAGAGGCTGTTCCTTCACCTGCATTGCAAATCCCAACTCCAGCTTCAACTGCTACTGCCACCCCAGCTCTGCATTACACTACGCTTTCGTCGTTCAGCTGGGACCAGGATAATGATAAAGTGAAG ATATACGTTTCTCTGGAAGGAGTTGATCAGGAGAAGATAGAGGCTGACATCAAGCCTATGTCGTTGGACATCAAATTCCATGATGTGAAAGGAAAGAATTACTGGTTCGCTTTGCCTAAGCTGAACAAGGAGATTAATCCAGAGAAGTGTAAGGTGCTGGTTAAGCCTACAAGGGTTGTTATCAATTTGGCTAAAACTTCAAAGGATTACTGGTTGGACTTGAAATTTAAGGAGGATAAG TTGAAGCCGAGTCTGGATAAAGAGAAGGATCCCATGGCTGGAATCATGGACTTGATGAAG AACATGTACGAAGAAGGGGATCCGGAGATGAAGCAAACAATCGCCAAAGCGTGGACCGATGCAAGGCTTGGAAAAACCGGCTGA
- the LOC126621268 gene encoding glucan endo-1,3-beta-glucosidase 11-like — protein MATFFSRIAIFKIFLVFSLSFSDIGFLQGTTSLGINYGQLGNNLLQPEKVLDLLSSLKVTKARIYDTNPQILTAFANSGVELMVTIENAVLGQLMNPQAAFQWVSSHIKPYFPATKITSIAVGNEVFTDDDTTVLLSNLVPAMISIQTALAQLGLDSYIKVSTPCSLAVLEESYPPSAGSFKPEVAPVMTQMLQFLQSTTAPFWINAYPYFAYKGDPNRVSLDYVLFNPNQGMVDPFTKLHYDNMLYAQVDAAIYAMARLGFNGIEVGISETGWPSSGDSNEIGATLQNAAIYNRNLLRRQLENEGTPLRPKMNLEVYVFALFNENMKPGPTSERNYGLFHPDGTMAYNVGLSAKSTSRSPTSSSSSSSSSSSTTSSAPISDVFSSATKAATMEYHQSWVCWISVCMLTFHVFMGRPF, from the exons atgGCCACATTTTTCAGCAGAATTGCCATTTTCAagatttttcttgtattttctcTAAGTTTCTCAG ATATTGGTTTCCTACAAGGAACTACATCACTTGGCATCAACTATGGCCAACTTGGCAACAATTTACTTCAGCCAGAGAAAGTCCTGGACCTCTTGAGCTCCCTCAAGGTAACGAAAGCGCGAATCTACGACAcgaatcctcaaatcctcacgGCATTTGCCAATTCCGGCGTCGAGCTAATGGTGACCATCGAAAACGCCGTGTTAGGCCAGTTGATGAACCCTCAAGCAGCCTTCCAATGGGTTAGCTCCCACATCAAGCCTTATTTCCCAGCCACCAAAATCACCAGCATTGCCGTAGGCAACGAGGTCTTCACCGATGATGACACAACAGTACTATTATCCAATCTTGTCCCGGCCATGATCAGCATCCAAACGGCACTAGCTCAGCTAGGCCTTGATTCCTACATTAAAGTCTCCACCCCTTGTTCTCTGGCGGTCCTCGAAGAATCCTACCCGCCTTCGGCCGGAAGTTTCAAACCCGAGGTGGCTCCGGTCATGACACAAATGTTACAGTTCTTGCAAAGCACAACGGCACCTTTTTGGATCAATGCCTATCCATATTTTGCATACAAGGGTGATCCAAACAGAGTCTCTTTGGACTATGTACTATTTAACCCCAACCAAGGGATGGTTGACCCTTTCACCAAGCTACACTATGACAACATGTTGTATGCACAAGTAGATGCAGCCATTTATGCTATGGCTAGGTTAGGGTTCAATGGTATTGAGGTCGGGATTTCGGAAACGGGCTGGCCATCCAGTGGGGACTCGAACGAAATTGGTGCAACGCTACAGAATGCTGCCATTTACAACAGGAATCTGTTGAGGAGGCAGCTCGAAAATGAAGGCACTCCTCTGAGGCCTAAAATGAATCTGGAGGTCTATGTGTTTGCTTTGTTCAATGAGAATATGAAGCCCGGACCGACGTCCGAAAGGAACTACGGACTATTTCATCCGGATGGGACTATGGCTTACAATGTTGGATTGTCTGCCAAATCAACTAGTAGATCACCAACTTCATCATCATCGtcgtcatcatcatcgtcatcaacAACCTCATCAGCTCCCATTTCTGATGTTTTTTCCTCTGCTACAAAG GCAGCAACCATGGAATATCATCAAAGCTGGGTGTGCTGGATTTCTGTTTGCATGCTGACCTTCCATGTTTTTATGGGAAGACCATTTTAA
- the LOC126623895 gene encoding uncharacterized protein LOC126623895: MALSAAFQERLEHMEHTRNQRLSLLQAEKEAQANKSQVLEMKLASMRATEQRCLALDRRIASQSFKIWALRSEIDRLDEKYQSDSHRLRVLKSEVEELEELEKEKKRFYGLKGFEMEEFKQNVEIFALECQMEVQNLKNGINEIQSSFVKFQGSERCTSNGEIAAAEKRKCELLAMKEELDRKLASNYQTKAQLQKQFQDFITKHKQDTNCQL; encoded by the exons ATGGCGCTTTCCGCCGCGTTCCAGGAACGACTCGAACACATGGAGCATACCCGCAACCAGCGCCTCTCTCTTCTTCAG GCGGAGAAAGAAGCGCAAGCGAACAAGTCTCAGGTGTTGGAGATGAAGCTCGCAAGCATGAGGGCCACGGAGCAGAGGTGCTTAGCGCTCGATCGAAGGATCGCATCGCAAAGCTTCAAGATCTGGGCACTCAGGTCCGAGATTGATCGCCTCGACGAGAAATATCAATCCGATTCGCATCGATTGAG ggttttgaagagTGAGGTGGAGGAGCTTGAGGAGctggagaaggagaagaagagattCTATGGGTTGAAGGGATTTGAAATggaggagttcaagcaaaatgTGGAGATATTTGCTTTGGAATGTCAAATGGAAGttcaaaatttgaagaatgGCATCAATGAG ATTCAATCGAGCTTTGTCAAATTCCAAGGGAGTGAGAGATGCACGAGTAATGGTGAGATAGCTGCAGCTGAGAAGAGGAAGTGTGAGCTTTTAGCTATGAAGGAGGAACTAGACAGAAAGTTGGCTTCTAATTACCAAACAAAAGCTCAATTGCAAAAGCAGTTTCAGGATTTTATCACTAAACACAAACAAGACACAAATTGCCAATTATGA